In one window of Methanolobus mangrovi DNA:
- a CDS encoding cytochrome c maturation protein CcmE domain-containing protein: MDKKQKTVLAVVFIAIIGFVGLWNVDLSQGYLMISELSSNSDDYVGRDVSTMGMIKNETLDISTNGTSFVLQDLEDPSFELNVIYTGSLPANVVEGQSISIGGKMVSKDMVEANQLVVSCPSKYSE; the protein is encoded by the coding sequence ATGGATAAAAAACAAAAAACTGTTCTTGCAGTTGTTTTCATTGCCATTATTGGTTTTGTGGGTCTGTGGAATGTGGACCTTTCACAGGGTTATCTCATGATATCTGAACTTTCATCCAATTCTGATGATTATGTAGGTCGTGACGTTAGCACTATGGGTATGATCAAGAATGAAACTCTTGATATATCTACAAATGGTACTTCCTTTGTGCTTCAGGATCTTGAGGATCCTTCTTTTGAATTGAATGTCATATATACGGGTTCGCTTCCAGCTAATGTCGTAGAAGGGCAAAGTATTAGCATAGGTGGAAAAATGGTCTCTAAGGACATGGTCGAGGCTAACCAGTTAGTTGTAAGCTGTCCTTCAAAGTATTCAGAATGA
- a CDS encoding polyprenyl synthetase family protein has product MIQIDDLEEYQLIRTTKDEIIHSMDDHSLMKKMLLHICSSGGKNIRPVMLVLCTEMCGGNPENSINAALAIEFIHSASLIHDDVLDGGLVRRGVESAHKKYGIPAAILCGDFLISKAISLISGYGNNAVNEFGRAGMYMAEGETIDISSVCEEFREKNYFECISKKTGSLFAASAAIGAYVAGADEETALKLRSFGENVGNAYQIVDDLLEYLDELEDKSSTYESVTLPLIYMRVMDHDAAVEKTLQQVRDCVQNAKEILASFPSSEARDKLELVTDLITVDMLPGDLI; this is encoded by the coding sequence ATGATTCAAATAGATGATCTGGAAGAATACCAACTTATCAGAACCACCAAGGATGAGATAATCCATTCCATGGATGATCATTCTCTGATGAAGAAGATGCTTCTGCATATATGTAGTTCCGGTGGCAAGAATATCCGCCCTGTGATGCTGGTATTATGTACGGAGATGTGTGGTGGAAATCCTGAAAATAGTATCAATGCTGCACTTGCCATTGAGTTCATCCATTCTGCTTCTCTTATTCATGATGATGTGCTTGACGGAGGACTTGTGCGCAGGGGTGTGGAGTCAGCACACAAAAAATATGGTATACCTGCAGCGATACTTTGCGGGGATTTTTTGATATCAAAGGCTATATCACTGATTTCCGGATATGGCAATAATGCTGTTAATGAATTCGGCAGGGCTGGTATGTACATGGCCGAAGGCGAAACCATTGACATTTCCAGTGTATGTGAGGAATTCAGGGAAAAGAATTATTTTGAGTGCATCAGTAAAAAAACGGGTTCTCTTTTTGCTGCGAGTGCTGCAATAGGTGCGTATGTTGCAGGTGCAGATGAAGAAACTGCCCTGAAGCTCAGGTCATTTGGTGAGAATGTGGGCAATGCGTACCAGATCGTTGATGATCTGCTTGAGTACCTTGACGAACTAGAAGATAAAAGTTCCACTTATGAGTCTGTAACATTACCTCTTATTTACATGAGAGTAATGGATCATGATGCGGCTGTGGAAAAGACTCTGCAGCAAGTACGTGATTGTGTGCAGAATGCAAAAGAAATCCTTGCTTCTTTCCCCTCTTCTGAAGCACGGGATAAACTGGAGCTTGTAACTGATCTTATTACAGTTGACATGCTCCCGGGGGATCTTATTTAA
- a CDS encoding radical SAM protein has translation MRVYDKSVVKVNASTEGGKVVLDAEGPLAPVARPILKRINKIFQEEKPIYADDENIIFSTWAPPMPGGVFNRMISAQVASILKKRVPDQFSIGITTHCPYDCIHCGAAGTVADPILTADEINSSIQQAIDLGSYYIAFDGGETLLRKDLEQMVAQVDKTRAIATCFTSGFSLTEQRAKDLKSAGLFAAHMSLDSPNEAEHDRVRGREGAFKNTVDGIKHMVNAGVLADLFVVVSPHNIDDLDGFYNFAADMGMQEMSIYEIIAVGRWMDHEDEVMTSKDVDRLGKFQVSMNKKEDGPRVTSFPNFMGPDEFGCFAGRRWMHATAGGDILPCAYTPLSFGNIREEKLAAIWARMGQHEAYKCSAEYCMMRNPEFRNNYIHTIPEGIQLPLRLDKSMH, from the coding sequence ATGAGGGTTTATGATAAATCAGTAGTTAAAGTAAATGCAAGCACTGAGGGCGGAAAAGTGGTTCTTGATGCAGAAGGTCCGTTAGCTCCGGTTGCACGACCAATCTTAAAACGTATCAACAAGATTTTCCAGGAAGAAAAACCGATATATGCGGATGATGAAAATATTATATTTTCAACATGGGCTCCTCCGATGCCAGGTGGGGTTTTCAACAGGATGATCAGTGCACAGGTAGCTTCTATTCTAAAGAAGAGAGTGCCTGACCAGTTCTCTATAGGTATTACGACTCACTGCCCTTATGATTGTATTCACTGTGGTGCGGCTGGCACTGTGGCTGATCCCATCCTGACGGCTGATGAGATCAATAGCTCTATACAGCAGGCGATCGATCTTGGTTCTTATTACATAGCTTTTGATGGTGGAGAGACCCTTCTCAGGAAAGATCTTGAGCAAATGGTGGCACAAGTTGACAAGACTCGTGCAATCGCTACGTGTTTCACATCAGGTTTCAGTTTGACTGAACAAAGGGCTAAGGATCTGAAATCGGCAGGTCTTTTTGCTGCACACATGAGTCTTGACAGTCCCAATGAGGCCGAGCATGACCGTGTCAGGGGAAGGGAAGGCGCTTTCAAAAATACTGTGGATGGTATAAAGCACATGGTGAATGCAGGTGTCCTTGCAGATCTCTTTGTGGTGGTATCTCCTCATAATATCGATGACCTCGATGGTTTCTACAACTTTGCAGCAGACATGGGTATGCAGGAGATGTCCATATATGAGATCATAGCTGTTGGACGCTGGATGGACCATGAGGATGAGGTCATGACCTCTAAAGACGTTGATCGTCTTGGCAAGTTCCAGGTTTCGATGAATAAAAAAGAGGATGGTCCAAGGGTAACTTCCTTCCCTAACTTCATGGGTCCTGATGAGTTCGGATGCTTTGCAGGCAGGAGATGGATGCATGCAACAGCCGGCGGGGATATTCTTCCATGTGCATACACTCCTCTCTCATTTGGAAATATACGTGAGGAAAAGCTTGCTGCAATATGGGCCCGGATGGGTCAGCATGAAGCATACAAGTGTTCCGCTGAGTACTGTATGATGCGCAACCCTGAATTCAGGAATAATTACATTCACACTATTCCAGAAGGAATCCAACTTCCGCTAAGGCTTGATAAATCTATGCATTAA
- the ahaH gene encoding ATP synthase archaeal subunit H, with product MAKEKILSEIKEAEDNARKMVDDGNKRKNDRIASARAEAREIIKQAEVDAQKSAQSAMKSAEESIASDKAKIIENGENEAKFIASSASSNVDEAVKVIINEFERAIHA from the coding sequence ATGGCCAAAGAAAAAATCTTGTCGGAAATCAAAGAGGCAGAAGACAATGCACGAAAAATGGTTGACGACGGTAACAAAAGAAAAAATGACCGTATCGCCAGTGCACGTGCCGAGGCCAGAGAGATCATAAAACAGGCCGAGGTAGATGCACAGAAATCTGCACAAAGTGCAATGAAATCTGCAGAAGAGTCTATCGCTTCAGATAAAGCAAAAATCATCGAGAATGGTGAGAATGAGGCTAAATTTATCGCCAGTTCCGCTTCATCAAATGTCGATGAAGCTGTTAAAGTAATTATAAACGAGTTCGAGAGGGCAATACATGCTTGA